In one window of Rathayibacter caricis DSM 15933 DNA:
- a CDS encoding histidine phosphatase family protein, which translates to MRLLLIRHGQTPSNVAGLLDTRIPGPGLTELGRTQAELLPETLAGEGIGALYVSTMRRTQETAAPLAAALGLEPIERDGIREIAAAGLEMRGDEAAVEEYMGTVFRWAGGETGLRLAGGETGEEFAARYDSVVAEAESSGHGTVALVSHGAAIRCWAGLRSKDLDARFIADHLLDNTGVVVLVGGGSEWVLESWQGEPVSGVGAAAPSGPSGDTTA; encoded by the coding sequence ATGCGCCTGCTCCTCATCCGCCACGGCCAGACGCCCTCGAACGTCGCCGGGCTCCTCGACACCCGCATCCCCGGACCCGGGTTGACCGAGCTCGGACGCACCCAGGCGGAGCTGCTGCCCGAGACGCTCGCCGGTGAGGGCATCGGCGCGCTCTACGTCTCGACGATGCGCCGGACCCAGGAGACGGCGGCGCCGCTCGCGGCGGCCCTGGGGCTCGAGCCGATCGAGCGCGACGGGATCCGCGAGATCGCGGCCGCCGGTCTCGAGATGCGCGGCGACGAGGCCGCGGTCGAGGAGTACATGGGCACCGTGTTCCGCTGGGCCGGCGGCGAGACCGGGCTGAGGCTCGCCGGGGGCGAGACGGGCGAGGAGTTCGCGGCGCGGTACGACTCCGTCGTCGCGGAGGCGGAGTCGTCGGGGCACGGCACGGTCGCGCTGGTCAGCCACGGGGCGGCGATCCGCTGCTGGGCGGGGCTGCGCTCGAAGGACCTCGACGCGCGCTTCATCGCCGATCACCTGCTCGACAACACCGGCGTCGTCGTGCTCGTGGGCGGCGGCTCGGAGTGGGTGCTCGAGTCGTGGCAGGGCGAGCCGGTGAGCGGAGTGGGAGCCGCTGCTCCGTCCGGTCCGTCGGGGGACACGACGGCCTGA